DNA sequence from the Candidatus Obscuribacterales bacterium genome:
CACAGGGGCAGTTCCAGTAAGCAGCAGCGGCCTCGGCCTCCTTGTCTTCGTAGTGGCGGCAGGGACAAAGGGGCGCACCAAGCTCATCTTTGTGCTTAGCCAACCCTTCAATCACCACGGCAGTCACGCCCGGATCGACACAAAAATAGGTTCCGGTACGCTGGGCATAGGTCTCGGAAAAGTGCCGCATGGCTTCGAGACTTTTATCAGTGGCTTGAGATTGAGTGGATGTAGTCATGGAATCAGCTTCTGTATCGTGATCAAAATTCAAACCGACACGACGG
Encoded proteins:
- a CDS encoding ferredoxin-thioredoxin reductase catalytic domain-containing protein is translated as RRVGLNFDHDTEADSMTTSTQSQATDKSLEAMRHFSETYAQRTGTYFCVDPGVTAVVIEGLAKHKDELGAPLCPCRHYEDKEAEAAAAYWNCPCVPMRERKECHCMLFLTPENDFAGDRQDISFEEIRTTTSQY